Proteins encoded by one window of Xiphias gladius isolate SHS-SW01 ecotype Sanya breed wild chromosome 15, ASM1685928v1, whole genome shotgun sequence:
- the fhip1aa gene encoding protein FAM160A1 isoform X4: MMASMVANGNRDGQSLLLKGVDPETCMIVFKNHWAQVVKILEKHDPLRSSSTLPSLSVINLSAGSGSGPRFGPIPGDEASAVQNYVEHMLFLLMEEDSGQTGAMGPILEFVVMENVMERLFVWSLRREFTDDMKLEQLKMYEMLVGQAHQPLLHHKPILRPLMMLLSSCSGTAVPAVEAELVLLLNQLCCVLAKDPSILELFFHTSEDQGATNFLIFSLLIPFIHREGTVGQQARDALLLIMSLSAENERVAKHIAQNTYFCPVLATGLSGLYSSLPTKLEVPNEEWHCLHKEDWLQMPSLVQFLNSLEFCNAVIQVAHPDIRDQLVSYIYNGFLVPVLAPALHKLTLEEVMTTTAYLDLFLRSVSEPALLQIFLSFILLHRHESVHILDTLVSRINTPFQLGTVSLALFRTLIGLYCEDVMLQLIFRYLIPCNHMMLSQRRVVRERDCYSLSAAKILALTPSCCSPDHSPPPLRQLDSILFSKCAETTNNSDTTEEKESFSEEADDNSCTIGSEIYLDVSYLHYLYDARLGISSCIRACQVWSAPYDGEEPPPEKYQPGVLEEPGLKSRQTQMAVKRVPQLPAPRPRPCPPPSTESPSVNQMELEWDDSYDACPVQTSGAPMESKPPRVPPAEPPSHIQEMRRTAIMLVKGSYIEENEFQDDVMVYDLVAKKDARDVERSKHKPSGSESEEPQPGAAEVPLKNGLSVTLPTAVMADNGKNSLDTKAKGQTDCNSNLQNTTAAEWGDDLLAQYEELIRTLDTQAGGKPVTAGGELKKPVAPVEDGEEEEEMDFTSFSAETPESEKLHSPFGTKLFSGSASRSHSVPFTGPFVSVLLSRLENMLSNSLYVNLLVTGILAQLAAYPQPLLRSFLLNTNLVFQPTVRSLYQVTKTY, from the exons ATGATGGCCTCCATGGTTGCCAACGGAAACCGAGACGGGCAGTCTCTGCTCTTGAAAGGGGTGGATCCAGAGACCTGCATGATTGTTTTCAAGAACCACTGGGCTCAG GTGGTGAAGATCCTAGAAAAGCACGATCCCCTGCGCAGCAGTTCCACCCTGCCCTCCCTGAGTGTCATCAACCTCAGCGCTGGCTCTGGCAGTGGCCCTCGTTTTGGCCCCATCCCGGGAGACGAGGCAAGTGCCGTGCAGAACTATGTGGAGCACATGCTGTTCCTGCTGATGGAGGAGGACAGCGGTCAGACTGGTGCTATGGGCCCCATCCTGGAGTTTGTGGTGatggagaacgtgatggagcGTCTCTTCGTGTGGAGCCTCCGCAGGGAGTTCACAGACGACATGAAGCTGGAGCAGCTGAAGATGTATGAGATGCTGGTGGGGCAGGCGCACCAGCCGCTGTTGCATCACAAACCTATCCTGCGGCCGCTCATGATGCTGCTCTCGTCCTGTTCAGGCACGGCAGTGCCGGCGGTCGAAGCtgagctggtgctgctgctcaACCAGCTGTGCTGCGTTCTGGCAAAGGACCCTTCCATTTTGGAGCTGTTCTTCCACACCAGCGAGGATCAGGGAGCAACCAActtcctcattttctccctcctcatccCCTTCATCCACAGGGAGGGCACAGTGGGCCAGCAGGCCAGAGATGCTCTGCTGCTCATTATGTCATTGTCTGCTGAGAACGAGCGAGTGGCCAAACACATCGCACAGAACACCTACTTCTGTCCG GTGCTGGCCACAGGGCTGAGTGGCCTGTACTCCTCGCTCCCAACCAAGCTGGAGGTCCCCAACGAAGAGTGGCACTGCCTCCACAAAGAGGACTGGCTCCAGATGCCGTCACTCGTCCAGTTTCTCAACTCGCTGGAATTCTGCAACGCTGTTATTCAG GTGGCCCACCCTGAtatcagagaccagctggttAGTTACATCTACAATGGATTCCTCGTGCCTGTCCTAGCACCAGCTCTTCACAAG CTGACCCTAGAGGAGGTGATGACCACCACAGCGTACCTCGACCTCTTCCTGAGAAGTGTTTCTGAGCCGGCCCTGCTGCAGattttcctctccttcatcctcctccatcGACACGAGAGCGTCCACATCTTGGATACTCTGGTCAGCCGCATCAACACCCCGTTCCAG TTGGGCACTGTGTCGCTGGCACTCTTCCGCACTCTCATTGGCTTATACTGCGAAGATGTGATGCTGCAGCTCATATTTAG GTACCTGATCCCCTGTAATCACATGATGTTGAGTCAGAGGCGTGTGGTGAGGGAGAGGGACTGCTACTCATTGTCAGCGGCCAAGATCTTGGCATTAACACCGTCCTGCTGCTCTCCCGATCACAGCCCCCCGCCCCTCCGACAGCTGGACTCCATCCTCTTTTCCAAGTGTGCAGAGACCACCAATAACAGCGACACCACAG aggaaaaagagagcttCTCAGAAGAGGCTGACGATAACTCCTGCACCATCGGCTCAGAAATCTACCTGGATGTCAGTTACCTTCATTACCTCTACGACGCCCGTCTGGGCATCAGCAGCTGCATACGGGCCTGCCAGGTTTGGTCAGCCCCGTACGACGGCGAGGAACCCCCACCTGAGAAATACCAGCCGGGAGTCCTCGAGGAGCCGGGGCTCAAGAGTCGACAAACCCAGATGGCAGTCAAGAGAGTTCCACAGTTGCCGGCGCCGCGCCCTCGACCCTGCCCGCCACCGAGTACAGAGTCGCCCTCCGTCAACCAGATGGAGCTGGAGTGGGATGATAGTTATGATGCATGCCCGGTGCAGACTTCAGGGGCTCCAATGGAGAGTAAACCTCCACGGGTGCCTCCTGCTGAGCCCCCGAGCCACATCCAGGAGATGAGAAGAACAGCCATCATGTTGGTTAAAGGCTCATACATCGAGGAAAATGAGTTCCAGGACGACGTCATGGTGTATGATCTTGTCGCCAAGAAAGACGCTAGAGATGTCGAGCGCAGTAAGCACAAACCCAGTGGGTCAGAATCAGAAGAACCCCAACCAGGCGCCGCAGAAGTTCCCCTAAAAAATGGACTAAGTGTAACACTTCCAACCGCTGTGATGGCTGACAATGGCAAGAACAGCTTGGACACAAAGGCCAAAGGTCAAACAGATTGTAATTCAAACCTCCAAAACACGACTGCTGCTGAGTGGGGAGACGACCTTTTGGCTCAGTATGAGGAGCTCATTCGTACGTTGGACACACAAGCAGGTGGAAAACCGGTTACAGCAGGCGGAGAGTTGAAGAAGCCTGTCGCACCTGTGGAAGacggggaggaagaggaggagatggattTCACCTCCTTCTCTGCTGAGACACCAGAGTCAGAGAAACTGCATTCACCATTTGGGACCAAGCTTTTTAGCGGAAGTGCCAGTAGAAGCCATTCAGTGCCTTTTACAG GTCCATTCGTCAGTGTGCTCTTGTCTCGTCTGGAGAACATGCTCTCTAACTCGCTTTATGTCAACTTGTTGGTGACGGGCATCCTGGCTCAGTTGGCGGCCTACCCTCAGCCTCTCCTGCGCTCTTTCCTCCTCAACACCAACTTGGTTTTTCAGCCGACTGTTCGCTCCCTGTACCAGGTAACAAAaac gtaCTAG